The genomic DNA GAGCCAAAAAGCCTGCAAGGCAACCGCCGCATTTTCTTCCTGGTGACGGCCTGCTAATCCCAGTTCCAAAGCGTCCAATGCTAAACTCCCATTCTCAAAACGTCCTTCTTCTAATTGAAATTCCCATCCCGAACGATAAAGTGGCGCCCCTGCTTGCTCAGCTTTTCTTTGACAAATTTCTAGAACTTCAGGCCTTACTGGCCCTAGAACGACCGGTCGTTTGGGCTTGATAATTCCCGCTTTCTGCTCTGCTATTTCCCCTAAGGAAGAGCCAAGCAAATCCTGATGGTCCATCCCTACTGTGCTAATGACACTGACCAAAGGGTCTACCACATTGGTAGTATCGAGTAGGCCACCAATCCCAACTTCTAGTAAAACAACATCCAAGGCCTTATCTTTAAAGTAGAGAAACATCATGAGAACCATGACTTCAAAATAGCGAAAAGGCTCGTAGACCCTTGCTACTTCTTGCTCCAAATCAAGGATCTGCTCTAACAACTGGCGATAGTGTTCATCTGCTATTGGCTGGTTATTGATACAGATTCGGTCATGAACGCTGACCATGTGAGGCGAAACAAAGGTGCCAACCCTCAGCCCTTGCGATTGCAATAATTGATTCATAAAAGCAATGGTAGACCCCTTGCCATTCGTTCCCGCCACATGAATAATCGGCAAGTTCCCCTCAGGGTTCCCCAGTAAATCCAGAGCATACCGAATCTTCTCCATCTTATACTGGAATACCTGCCCCTGCTTGGACTCCAACCACTCCTCTAACTGCACACTCTCACCTCCAAAACTCCTTCTATCTTAACAAGAACCCACTAGAAAAGTAAAGAGAAAAGTGGTGGGCTATTGACCCAACCACTTACTCCAGTCTTCTCCAAAAATAATAAATTTTCCAAAAAAGTTAAACATGATAATCTCCTTTTGTTTTGATAAACCTAGTTTATACCAAAAGAAGAGTATCTAACAGGACAAAAATGTCATCTTTTACTCATTATCTAATTTCCAAGACTCTTTCAATTTTTCTACCAAAAAGTCATTTTCAAGTAAATTAGCAAAAATAATTGCTTCTTCATATAAAGCAATTGCCTTTTCTTTATCCTTATTCACAAATAACTCATACTTCCACTTGAGCATACTTAGAATGGCTTTCTTTTGAAAATCTTGAGAAATTTTCAAAATATCGTCTAAACTTGAAAATAAACCCGGAAGATAAGTATACAATCTTTTTGATCCGAGTACGCTAACAATAACTAAGAGAACATCTCTTAAAACAAATAGGTCATTTGATGCGATTTTAGTCACATGTTCAGGAAGTTGTTTAACTAATGTTAAAAATATTTGGAAACTATCCGAATCTGTCTCTT from Streptococcus oriscaviae includes the following:
- a CDS encoding bifunctional folylpolyglutamate synthase/dihydrofolate synthase encodes the protein MEKIRYALDLLGNPEGNLPIIHVAGTNGKGSTIAFMNQLLQSQGLRVGTFVSPHMVSVHDRICINNQPIADEHYRQLLEQILDLEQEVARVYEPFRYFEVMVLMMFLYFKDKALDVVLLEVGIGGLLDTTNVVDPLVSVISTVGMDHQDLLGSSLGEIAEQKAGIIKPKRPVVLGPVRPEVLEICQRKAEQAGAPLYRSGWEFQLEEGRFENGSLALDALELGLAGRHQEENAAVALQAFWLFMQASEREIDREKAKQALAQTRWAGRLEQVSQRPTIFLDGAHNVPAVERLVAHIQNQREQDVTILFSALKRKDFKEMLELIQRELPKANLLLTSFAYDGAISDEDGLAGSTYVADYQAFLKEWRKKGVGSLYITGSLYFISQVRRLFEHKY